The following are encoded together in the Macrobrachium nipponense isolate FS-2020 chromosome 14, ASM1510439v2, whole genome shotgun sequence genome:
- the LOC135226589 gene encoding LOW QUALITY PROTEIN: uncharacterized protein LOC135226589 (The sequence of the model RefSeq protein was modified relative to this genomic sequence to represent the inferred CDS: deleted 2 bases in 1 codon): MEGVEGTSIILSDLQTGGPLLLFCSAADQQHEQDQEQLTGTLEAASVNENEDPLWVVGDTIQLSLHDGQADGSSIFGEAHILTEEDGTDTLIQNVQVLTEADGDKTLLGNAQVLQDSSVQSEQQDSESLLLLDETSQLIPVPSDIPSPDPPLIQSSKNYQPDLLIKNTACELKKVNYATEYVSMPVQQESCTPVPVRLKLSACSKSSIDEDDPCEESFVGPSLRWPTQPRSYRGAKQREGAAARKNFRKVPQRIDTDGETSGMGSSVDEPVESSTESASEAPTVTPPFIPPRGSASRCPSASPTAIKKRRGGWPKGRKRKPEVPGPGAKPPKAPLTAYVLFLNERRKYYKEMLPDLSFGAVTKLLGAEWSSMTAEQKAAFISRSEQEKRRYRNELQAYRQSHDYQLLLRKKRMKNVIKKGGTTTEESSDFTDEIDDDESEELYCRICDQLFTSLHNKRGHLYGKQHLQAITGEYQRERLAEEERQKAAAAGRSGDCSNCGCTVSSQTRCSRPGVKHLPPGVCPMCSAEDSRSILTHIKQSPPAHNEEDDHDGDEEDEEEEEEEEEEEEEEEDDDAAEERDEQLGPNCGMSSMADALEGVMAKMLEREQEIKSLKQSSEIARSHNLQLATTLLQLREQKLELYKQQEELQNENDQLKSEADMLWMLPAVFGVTPLDMVNITLRHDNQQSEEDSTLEVT; this comes from the exons ATGGAGGGTGTGGAAGGAACATCCATTATTTTAAGCGATCTACAGACTGGAGGGCCTCTTCTTTTGTTCTGTAGTGCAGCTGATCAACAGCATGAACAAGACCAAGAACAGCTGACTGGGACCCTTGAAGCTGCCAGTGTCAATGAGAA tGAAGATCCTCTCTGGGTTGTTGGTGACACCATCCAGTTAAGCCTTCATGATGGACAAGCTGATGGTTCTAGCATATTTGGCGAAGCTCACATACTGACAGAAGAAGATGGCACAGATACATTAATACAGAATGTTCAGGTCCTCACAGAAGCTGATGGTGACAAAACCCTGCTGGGAAATGCTCAGGTATTGCAGGATAGCAGTGTGCAAAGTGAACAGCAAGATAGTGAATCTCTGCTTCTTTTAGATGAGACATCACAGCTTATTCCAGTTCCTTCAGACATCCCATCACCTGACCCACCATTG ATTCAGTCTTCCAAAAATTACCAGCCTGATCTACTGATTAAAAACACTGCTTGTGAGCTGAAGAAAGTTAACTATGCTACAGAATATGTATCTATGCCGGTTCAGCAGGAGTCATGTACACCTGTGCCTGTCAGACTGAAGTTGTCTGCTTGCTCCAAGTCATCTATTGATGAAGATGATCCTTGTGAAGAGTCGTTTGTTGGGCCTTCTCTTCGCTGGCCAACACAACCAAGGAGCTATAGAGGAGCAAAGCAAAGAGAAGGAGCTGCTGCCAGGAAAAACTTTAGAAAG GTGCCCCAGAGGATTGACACTGATGGAGAAACGAGTGGTATGGGGTCATCAGTAGATGAGCCAGTCGAGTCCTCAACAGAATCTGCTTCAGAAGCTCCTACTGTGACACCACCTTTTATACCACCACGGGGCTCTGCTTCACGATGCCCATCAGCTTCTCCCACTGCTATAAAG AAACGTAGGGGTGGATGGCCTaagggaaggaaaaggaagccaGAAGTTCCAGGACCAGGAGCAAAACCACCGAAAGCCCCATTGACAGCCTATGTCCTGTTTCTCAATGAAAGGAGAAAATACTACAAAGAAATGTTACCTGATCTTAGTTTTGGAGCT GTCACAAAGCTCCTTGGAGCTGAGTGGTCATCTATGACCGCAGAGCAAAAAGCAGCATTCATTTCAAGATCAGAGCAAGAGAAACGCCGGTATCGTAATGAACTTCAGGCTTACAGGCAGTCCCATGATTACCAACTTCTGTTAAGAAAGAAACGCATGAAGA ATGTTATCAAAAAAGGAGGCACGACGACAGAAGAGTCATCTGATTTCACTGATGAGATTGAT GATGACGAAAGTGAAGAACTTTACTGCAGAATATGTGATCAGCTGTTCACCTCCCTTCACAATAAACGTGGACATTTATATGGGAAGCAGCATTTGCAG GCTATCACTGGAGAGTATCAACGAGAGCGACTGGCAGAAGAAGAACGACAGAAGGCTGCAGCTGCTGGCAGGAGTGGAGATTGTAGCAATTGTGGGTGTACTGTATCATCTCAGACTCGGTGCTCAAGACCAG GGGTGAAACATTTACCTCCTGGGGTATGTCCTATGTGTTCTGCAGAAGATTCACGGTCCATATTAacacacattaaacagtcaccaCCTGCTCATAATGAAGAAGATGATCATGATGGTGATgaagaggatgaagaggaagaagaggaggag gaggaggaggaggaagaggaagaagatgatgatgcagccgaagagagagatgaacaacTTGGGCCTAATTGTGGCATGAGTAGCATGGCTGATGCTTTGGAGGGTGTAATGGCCAAGATGCTAG aACGAGAGCAAGAAATAAAGTCACTGAAACAAAGTAGTGAGATTGCAAGAAGCCATAACTTGCAACTTGCAACTACACTTCTACAGTTGCGTGAGCAAAAACTAGAACTGTACAAACAGCAGGAGGAGTTGCAAAATGAGAACGACCAGCTGAAAAGTGAGGCAGATATGCTTTGGATGCTGCCTGCTGTTTTTGGAGTCACCCCTTTAGATATGGTAAACATAACGCTACGTCATGACAACCAGCAAAGCGAGGAGGACTCAACACTTGAAGTTACGTAA